A genomic window from Rhodothermia bacterium includes:
- a CDS encoding ATP-binding protein has product MALLGKSVESLTESDLLDLIRDGVRESRELDFKQDLHLMTDGEKKEFLADVVSFANASGGYLVFGMAEEGGIAKELIGMNIADVELWINGLESMIRDAIQPRITGIRCHPIPLANGRVAALIQIPRSWALPHAVTHSGSFRFYARNASGKYPLDVTDLRALFALSEGFTHQLRRFRMERISRIMANETPVRLYDTPKVVLHLLPLNAFDPAAQVDLGQHSSLVRDKLDLLVEGDPKYRYNFDGFLVYAPRNADLQTASYTQFFRNGAIEYAVADLLCRTLNEKPFLDTHVFETSVIRAVSKGIELYEGLNAAPPFVVMLSLLGVRGHYIALNRSKILPGHTIDRDVLMVQEVLIEGFEEKIIQILKPCFDAIWQAGGYPYSMHYNAEGERREGLVK; this is encoded by the coding sequence ATGGCGCTCTTGGGAAAATCAGTGGAGTCTTTGACCGAATCCGACTTATTAGACCTAATTCGGGATGGTGTTCGGGAAAGCCGTGAATTGGACTTTAAGCAAGACCTCCATTTGATGACAGATGGGGAGAAGAAGGAGTTTTTGGCCGATGTCGTGTCATTTGCCAATGCGTCGGGCGGGTACTTGGTTTTTGGTATGGCCGAGGAAGGTGGAATTGCCAAAGAATTGATTGGGATGAACATTGCAGATGTGGAACTTTGGATAAATGGACTTGAAAGCATGATTCGTGATGCGATCCAACCGCGCATAACGGGTATTCGTTGTCACCCGATTCCGCTGGCGAATGGTAGAGTAGCGGCGTTGATCCAGATTCCCCGCAGTTGGGCATTGCCACATGCCGTTACTCATAGCGGCTCATTCCGGTTTTATGCCCGAAACGCCTCCGGCAAATACCCGTTAGACGTTACCGATTTACGGGCACTTTTTGCACTTTCGGAAGGCTTTACCCATCAACTACGGCGGTTTAGGATGGAACGCATCAGCCGGATCATGGCAAATGAAACCCCTGTTCGGCTTTACGATACACCCAAAGTGGTGCTTCATTTGTTGCCGCTAAACGCTTTTGATCCAGCGGCACAAGTGGATCTTGGTCAACATTCAAGTTTGGTGCGGGACAAACTGGATCTTTTAGTGGAGGGTGACCCAAAATATCGGTACAATTTTGATGGTTTTTTGGTCTATGCTCCTCGGAATGCCGATCTGCAAACGGCGTCTTATACCCAATTTTTCAGGAATGGAGCGATTGAATATGCGGTTGCCGATTTGCTCTGCCGAACGTTGAACGAAAAGCCTTTTTTAGACACACACGTCTTCGAAACTTCTGTCATTCGTGCCGTTAGCAAGGGGATAGAACTTTATGAAGGGCTAAATGCTGCGCCACCATTTGTAGTGATGCTCTCTTTGTTGGGGGTACGGGGACATTATATCGCCCTAAATAGAAGTAAAATCTTGCCCGGCCATACCATAGATCGTGATGTTTTGATGGTTCAGGAGGTCTTGATAGAGGGATTTGAGGAAAAAATTATTCAAATCCTTAAGCCTTGCTTCGATGCTATTTGGCAAGCGGGTGGGTATCCTTATTCCATGCACTATAATGCAGAGGGCGAACGTCGAGAGGGTCTTGTGAAATGA
- a CDS encoding VOC family protein translates to MRLGAFSLSLSVNDLGVSKTFYEHLGFTVLVGSLDRKYLIMKNENALIGLFEGMFEGNVLTFTPGWDESGRVVSPFDDVRSIQKHLKHHGIALESEADESGSGPASFVVRDPDGNVILIDQHI, encoded by the coding sequence ATGCGTTTAGGTGCTTTTTCTTTAAGCTTGAGTGTGAACGACTTGGGTGTTTCTAAGACGTTTTATGAGCATCTCGGCTTTACGGTTCTGGTTGGTAGTTTGGATCGTAAATACCTGATTATGAAAAATGAAAACGCCTTGATTGGCCTGTTCGAGGGTATGTTTGAAGGCAATGTGCTGACGTTTACACCCGGATGGGACGAGTCGGGGCGCGTGGTTAGCCCCTTTGACGATGTGCGTAGCATCCAAAAACACCTAAAACACCACGGAATTGCGCTGGAATCGGAGGCGGATGAATCGGGAAGCGGTCCGGCAAGTTTTGTGGTGAGGGATCCTGATGGAAATGTGATCCTGATAGACCAACATATTTGA
- a CDS encoding GNAT family N-acetyltransferase, with protein MNAVSFTIQLTGRESLPIIERMNEVIFGDRHIIARLDREDLTILMAYAENLPVGFKVGYMGNEKVFYSAKGGVLPAYRRNGLARAMLHQMMEIARSRGYRAFVFDTFPNKHPGMTILALSEGFTVINAQHNKTFNDYNLRFQKIL; from the coding sequence ATGAACGCCGTGTCTTTCACAATACAACTGACCGGAAGGGAATCCCTGCCCATCATTGAGCGGATGAATGAGGTTATTTTTGGAGATCGGCACATCATCGCACGTTTAGACCGCGAAGATCTGACCATCCTCATGGCCTATGCGGAGAACCTTCCGGTTGGCTTTAAAGTAGGTTATATGGGAAACGAAAAAGTGTTTTATAGCGCAAAAGGAGGCGTTTTACCCGCCTATCGCCGGAATGGCCTAGCACGCGCCATGCTCCACCAGATGATGGAAATTGCACGCAGTCGCGGCTATCGGGCGTTTGTTTTTGACACATTCCCCAACAAGCATCCGGGCATGACCATTCTGGCATTATCCGAGGGTTTTACCGTAATCAATGCACAGCACAACAAAACATTTAACGATTATAACCTACGGTTCCAAAAGATTTTATAA
- a CDS encoding ATP-dependent helicase produces the protein MTRSFILKPDQVVVRPAHYRIPYAEQLNPQQLAVVEAGSGPALVIAGAGTGKTRTLIYRLARLVESGVPPEEIVLLTFTRRAAREMLNRATALLDGRCEGIKGGTFHSYCLSILQRHAEKLGYPPRFNVLDASDAADVIDLLRTQKGLHQSKTRFPKKDTLYHLFSASVNRQKQLAHLLAQEYPQHTKHETEILALYEAYGRYKLQHGLMDYDDLLVLTLKLFEVHPNVRYEVCARIRHILVDEYQDTNRIQADLVAAFSSVHGNVMAVGDDAQSIYAFRGANFENIMGFPNRFPKTTLFILEENYRSTTPILNLANYVLALAHQRYEKDLFTRKTGGELPAIVQAPDDRFQSRFVCQMVLQLREEGIPLNEMAILFRNGRDSYDVELELSRRNIPFIKFGGLKLNDAAHIKDVLAHLKIAENPLDAVAWQRALRLLKGIGPKTAQEIIEWILTSEKPYNFDDIQRYKKHAPELQQLALLLQDLRKGDRPVAVQVGEIIHFYSPVLERIHPDDTEKRRQDLEHFVGIAANFATRTELLNALALDPIERSTVEVVAEQKDETPLVLSTIHSAKGLEYKAVFVIQALEGVLPSGYALNSQSALDEERRLMYVALTRAKDYLFVSHPVLGYQRSFGGEYFTKPSRFIQDLPETLAEAWQLVEEAAIPRQELPSGNPDLSLPF, from the coding sequence ATGACACGCTCCTTCATCTTAAAACCAGATCAGGTTGTCGTCCGGCCTGCACACTACAGGATTCCGTATGCCGAGCAACTTAATCCACAGCAATTAGCCGTGGTTGAGGCCGGAAGTGGCCCTGCTTTGGTTATTGCCGGTGCTGGAACAGGGAAAACCAGAACCTTGATTTATCGTTTGGCTCGTTTAGTGGAAAGCGGCGTGCCACCGGAGGAAATCGTTTTATTGACCTTTACCCGAAGAGCCGCACGCGAGATGCTGAACCGCGCTACGGCACTCTTGGATGGCCGATGTGAAGGCATCAAAGGCGGAACCTTCCACAGTTATTGCTTAAGCATCCTGCAAAGACATGCCGAAAAACTGGGCTATCCTCCACGTTTTAACGTATTAGACGCCTCCGATGCTGCCGACGTGATAGACTTGCTCCGCACCCAAAAAGGCTTGCATCAGTCCAAAACACGCTTCCCCAAAAAAGACACGTTATATCACCTCTTTTCCGCAAGTGTAAACCGCCAAAAACAACTTGCGCACCTGCTCGCACAAGAATATCCACAACACACCAAACACGAAACCGAAATTCTGGCATTGTACGAAGCCTATGGTCGCTACAAGTTGCAACACGGTCTTATGGACTACGACGATTTGCTGGTGCTCACCTTAAAGTTGTTTGAAGTGCATCCCAATGTCCGATACGAGGTCTGTGCCCGAATCCGGCATATTTTGGTGGATGAATACCAAGACACAAACCGGATTCAAGCCGATTTGGTGGCGGCATTTTCTTCCGTACATGGCAATGTGATGGCCGTGGGCGACGATGCACAGAGTATTTATGCGTTTCGAGGTGCTAATTTTGAAAATATTATGGGGTTTCCAAACCGCTTCCCCAAAACGACCCTTTTCATTTTAGAAGAAAACTACCGTTCTACAACACCCATTTTGAATTTGGCCAATTATGTACTGGCGTTAGCACACCAACGGTACGAAAAAGACTTGTTTACCCGTAAAACAGGCGGTGAATTACCTGCTATTGTACAGGCCCCCGACGACCGCTTCCAGAGCCGTTTTGTTTGCCAAATGGTGTTACAACTTCGGGAAGAAGGTATTCCATTGAACGAAATGGCGATTTTATTCCGCAATGGCCGCGATTCGTATGATGTAGAATTAGAATTATCCCGACGCAACATCCCATTCATCAAATTTGGTGGCCTAAAGTTGAACGATGCCGCCCATATTAAAGATGTCTTGGCCCATTTGAAAATTGCAGAAAATCCCTTAGATGCCGTAGCATGGCAGCGTGCTTTGCGCCTGTTAAAAGGTATTGGCCCCAAAACGGCACAAGAAATTATTGAATGGATTCTAACGTCGGAAAAACCGTACAATTTTGATGACATCCAACGCTATAAAAAACATGCTCCCGAACTACAGCAATTGGCGCTTCTCCTCCAAGATTTACGCAAAGGCGATCGCCCCGTTGCCGTTCAAGTGGGCGAAATCATTCACTTTTATAGCCCTGTTCTGGAGCGGATTCACCCAGACGACACCGAAAAACGCCGACAAGACTTGGAACACTTTGTTGGTATTGCAGCCAATTTTGCAACACGAACCGAACTTTTAAATGCCTTGGCCTTAGACCCCATAGAGCGGAGTACTGTAGAGGTGGTGGCAGAGCAAAAGGACGAGACACCCTTGGTGCTTTCCACCATCCATTCAGCAAAAGGTTTGGAGTACAAAGCCGTTTTCGTCATCCAGGCTTTGGAGGGCGTTCTACCATCTGGTTATGCACTCAATAGCCAATCGGCATTAGACGAAGAACGGCGATTGATGTACGTGGCACTAACCCGTGCAAAAGATTATCTCTTCGTCTCGCATCCGGTTTTGGGCTATCAACGTAGTTTTGGTGGTGAATACTTTACCAAGCCATCGCGGTTTATCCAAGACCTTCCCGAAACATTGGCGGAGGCTTGGCAATTGGTGGAGGAGGCTGCCATACCTCGCCAAGAACTTCCCTCCGGCAACCCCGACTTGTCCTTACCCTTCTAA
- a CDS encoding type IIA DNA topoisomerase subunit B, which translates to MNNYTGENIQVLEGLEPVRKRPGMYIGGTGKAGLHHLLWEIVDNAVDEATNGYATQIEVTLHKDGKSCSVSDNGRGIPVDIHPIKKVPTLELILTTLHAGGKFDGSNYITSGGLHGVGSSVVNALSEELIATIKRDGKTYQQIFTKGVPITKLKVINPNSRGSGTTIQFRPDEDIFETTTFDAALIAENLETKTYLNKTLKILFKDEVNGKRHEFHHEGGIREFLTHTIGKDKARPVHTEQFALAQSDLVSGLRAELVLQWTESPRESIKSYVNGIPTSDGGTHEAGLKDGVVKAVRAYMETHNLTDKRLEISADDIREGLFAILNVFMTDPQFQGQTKDKLNNPEARSLVNNAFRLELEQWLNAHPSFGDAIAARVVQAAKARLASRTAVQAVRAKSVGSSRLALPGKLADCSSKKPDECELFIVEGDSAGGSAKQGRDRKFQAILPLRGKVLNTEQANAKKLTDNKELNNILLALGCGIGDKMDLSNLRYHKIILLMDADSDGHHIATLLLTFFYRHMRALIDGGYVYIAQPPLYRVDVGKETFWALDDTDRERILREQKKAKPRANPEIQRFKGLGEMMPQTLKETTLDPDKRRLLRVSIPDTERLRTEQVITDLMGKDASARYRFIMENAEEAEELDV; encoded by the coding sequence ATGAATAACTATACAGGCGAAAATATACAGGTACTGGAAGGTTTAGAACCTGTTCGCAAACGTCCGGGCATGTACATCGGCGGGACGGGAAAGGCGGGGCTTCACCATTTGCTCTGGGAAATTGTGGACAATGCTGTGGACGAGGCAACAAACGGCTACGCTACGCAGATCGAGGTGACGCTGCACAAAGATGGTAAATCCTGCTCCGTAAGCGATAACGGACGCGGTATTCCAGTGGACATACACCCCATTAAAAAAGTCCCAACCTTAGAACTTATCCTTACAACCCTCCATGCCGGTGGTAAATTTGATGGTTCCAACTACATTACTTCTGGTGGCTTGCATGGTGTTGGTTCGTCGGTGGTGAATGCCCTCTCGGAAGAGTTGATCGCCACCATCAAACGGGACGGAAAAACATACCAGCAGATCTTCACCAAAGGGGTTCCGATCACAAAACTCAAGGTCATTAATCCCAACTCACGCGGCTCTGGAACCACCATCCAATTCCGACCCGATGAAGACATCTTCGAGACAACAACGTTTGATGCGGCCTTGATTGCCGAGAATTTAGAGACGAAAACCTATCTCAACAAGACGCTAAAAATCCTTTTTAAGGATGAGGTCAATGGGAAACGCCACGAATTTCACCACGAAGGTGGCATACGGGAATTTTTGACGCATACCATTGGGAAGGACAAGGCACGTCCGGTACATACGGAGCAATTTGCGTTGGCACAATCCGACCTTGTGTCAGGGCTACGGGCAGAATTGGTGTTACAGTGGACGGAGTCGCCACGGGAATCCATCAAATCGTATGTAAACGGAATCCCCACTTCCGATGGTGGAACGCATGAAGCGGGCTTGAAAGATGGTGTGGTGAAAGCGGTACGGGCGTATATGGAAACACATAATCTTACAGACAAAAGGCTAGAAATTTCGGCAGATGACATTCGAGAAGGACTTTTTGCCATCTTAAATGTCTTTATGACCGATCCACAGTTTCAGGGGCAAACCAAGGATAAACTAAACAATCCCGAAGCGCGATCGCTTGTTAACAATGCTTTTCGCTTAGAATTAGAGCAATGGCTAAATGCACACCCCTCGTTTGGTGATGCGATTGCAGCGCGGGTGGTTCAGGCCGCAAAAGCCCGATTGGCGAGTCGTACTGCCGTGCAAGCCGTGCGGGCAAAATCGGTGGGGAGTTCTCGTTTGGCACTTCCGGGCAAACTCGCAGATTGCTCTTCCAAAAAACCAGACGAGTGCGAATTGTTTATTGTCGAGGGGGACTCGGCGGGAGGCTCGGCGAAACAAGGGCGCGACCGGAAGTTTCAGGCAATTTTACCGCTTCGTGGGAAGGTCCTCAACACCGAGCAAGCCAATGCAAAAAAACTAACGGACAATAAGGAACTAAACAATATTTTATTGGCCCTCGGCTGCGGAATTGGCGATAAAATGGATTTATCCAACCTCCGATACCATAAAATTATTCTGTTGATGGACGCCGACTCAGACGGACACCACATCGCCACCTTATTACTTACCTTTTTCTATCGGCATATGCGTGCATTGATTGATGGCGGGTACGTTTATATAGCACAGCCGCCACTCTACCGTGTGGATGTGGGCAAAGAAACCTTCTGGGCATTGGACGATACCGACCGTGAGCGCATTCTTCGCGAACAAAAAAAGGCTAAACCACGTGCAAATCCCGAAATTCAGCGCTTTAAGGGCTTGGGCGAAATGATGCCACAAACCTTGAAAGAAACCACTCTTGATCCAGACAAGCGGCGTTTACTTAGGGTTTCTATTCCAGACACCGAGCGTCTGCGCACCGAGCAAGTTATTACCGACCTCATGGGAAAAGATGCCTCGGCGCGGTATCGTTTTATTATGGAAAACGCCGAAGAAGCCGAAGAATTGGATGTTTAA